The segment TTAACAAGTTCATCCCTGAGTAATTCAACCTTCTCCTGACTTTTCTGGTACATTGGATTGTCTGGATATTCACCAAGAATTATACCGTCTGCACCTTCCTTAAATGCATGGAGAATGTGTTCAGGTGTTAACCTGTTTATTGAGGATATTTTAATGATCCTGATTGAATCTGGACATTCAACCTTGTTTATGCCCATGTTGTCTGCTGAAACGTATCCAACATCATCCAGAAATGCCAGTATCCTTACCTCTTTCTCCCTTTTATTTTCAAGCATTCCTGAGATCATTGCAAGCATGGCCTCATCACTCTGCCCCCTGATGGATACAGCTCCACTTTCACATACTGATATGCATGCTCCACAGCCATTGCAGGATATTGGATCAACATGTACAGAATCTGCCGGGATGTAGATTGCCTTGTATTTACAGACATCCCTGCATTTTCCGCATAGGTTGCACTTTGATCTGTCCATTTCTGCAATGAATGGTTCAGACTCCAGGCCTCCATTCATGAGTTCTGAAACCTTTGAACTTGCAGCATTCGCCTGAACTATACTATCTGTAATGTCCTTAGGTCCCTGTGCAGTTCCACATACATATATCCCCTTGATGTCTGTGCTCACAGGTTTCATCTTTGGATGTTTCTCCTTGACGAAGAGTTCCTCTGTTAAGCCCACGTTAAGTTTCTCTGAAACCTCCACTGTTCCAGGGGATGGTTCCATTGCAGTTGATAAGACCACAAGGTCTGTTTCAACCTCAAGGGGTGTTTTTTCAAGTGTGTCTTCAACCCTTACAATGAGGGTGCCGTTTTTATCAACAACTTCACCTGGACGTCCCCTTATGAACTTGACTCCATTGGACTGTCCATACTTGTAGTACTTCTCGTACATTCCAGGGGTTCTCATATCTGTGTAGCAGATTATAACCTCAGTATCTGGGTAATGGCTTTTTATTATGTTTGCATGTTTCATTGCAACCATGCAGCACACTTTGGAGCAGTAACGTCTTCCATCTGGTTTTTCATCCCTGGAACCAACACACTGTATCATAACAACCCTTTCTGGTACTTCTCCAGAGGAGGGTTTTTGGAGTTTTCCATTGGTTGGTCCGTTAACACCCATGATCCTTGCAAGTTCCATCTGGGTCACAACGTCAGGGTACCTGTTGTAACCGTATTCAGGCCTTTTTTCCATATTGAAGGTTTTGTGGCCAGTTGCAATGATCACAGAACCCACAGTGAGTGGTATGATCTCAGTTTCCATCTGCAGATCTATTGCATCCATCCTACATGCTTCCTGACATTTTCCACATTTTTTACAGTTCTCATCATCAATTGTGTACATATCAGGAACTGCCTGTGGAAATGACTTGTAAATGGCTTTTCTTATGGTCATTCCCTCATTCCAGGAGTCTGGAACCTTCACTGGACAGACATTTGCACAGCTTCCACAGCTTATGCATCTGTCTTCAATTACTCCCTTTGGCTCTTTCTCAAGGAGTAAGTTGAAGTTTCCAGCTCTCCTCTCTGCCTTCTTCAATCTGGTGTTTGTGAGAATTTTTATGTTCTTGTGCTGCACAGCCTCATTCACTATTGGGTTCAAGAGGCACATGGCACATTCTTCTGCCATCTTCTCAGGTGAGAATACCTTGCCCACCTGAACCATTGACCCTCCAACTGTGGGTTTTTCCTCAACGATACAGGTTTTTATTCCCTGTTTTGCAAGTGAAAGTGCAGCAGTTATACCGGATATACCACCACCAACTACAAGTGCACTTTTTCTTGTTTTCCTAAGCA is part of the Methanobacterium aggregans genome and harbors:
- the hdrA gene encoding ferredoxin:CoB-CoM heterodisulfide reductase subunit HdrA, translated to MKDNSLSKASKEAPITSKPRVGVFLCHCGGNISDKIDMEKLKDSLDATVIEEFENLCSINGRKLIRDNIIQNKLERVVVAACSPITHEKTFQNYMTPLNPYLMEMANLREQCSWVHSDGERATDKAISLVNAAVERVKYSQPLDPVLRKTRKSALVVGGGISGITAALSLAKQGIKTCIVEEKPTVGGSMVQVGKVFSPEKMAEECAMCLLNPIVNEAVQHKNIKILTNTRLKKAERRAGNFNLLLEKEPKGVIEDRCISCGSCANVCPVKVPDSWNEGMTIRKAIYKSFPQAVPDMYTIDDENCKKCGKCQEACRMDAIDLQMETEIIPLTVGSVIIATGHKTFNMEKRPEYGYNRYPDVVTQMELARIMGVNGPTNGKLQKPSSGEVPERVVMIQCVGSRDEKPDGRRYCSKVCCMVAMKHANIIKSHYPDTEVIICYTDMRTPGMYEKYYKYGQSNGVKFIRGRPGEVVDKNGTLIVRVEDTLEKTPLEVETDLVVLSTAMEPSPGTVEVSEKLNVGLTEELFVKEKHPKMKPVSTDIKGIYVCGTAQGPKDITDSIVQANAASSKVSELMNGGLESEPFIAEMDRSKCNLCGKCRDVCKYKAIYIPADSVHVDPISCNGCGACISVCESGAVSIRGQSDEAMLAMISGMLENKREKEVRILAFLDDVGYVSADNMGINKVECPDSIRIIKISSINRLTPEHILHAFKEGADGIILGEYPDNPMYQKSQEKVELLRDELVKNGIDPKRLAFYKVYIPYFRGLAKKFRNFDRIIKCIESKT